Proteins encoded within one genomic window of Panicum virgatum strain AP13 chromosome 1N, P.virgatum_v5, whole genome shotgun sequence:
- the LOC120655762 gene encoding ankyrin repeat and protein kinase domain-containing protein 1-like: MAPPPTCGPGSPQRRLFQAAADGNLHLFKRTASALDAGRGRLREAVEAVRSRGARALHVAAGHGRMSVCSYLVEELLVDVNASDDSGDTPLAYAVRSGTLDTVQYLLDHDANPDKPNGKGSTPLHLAAAGGSCEMLKALLSKGANVDSFCVTGTPLHMAAYFKQDGAMKILLDHNADCNKVVNTVCTPLFMALSAGSLKCVKLLIKAGADVKGVGTVTPLIIAANEGLTDFYNCLLEAGADPDVRDDFGHLPIELAAYKNRRKDVEILLPVTSRVPYVHDWSVDGIINFVKSMPSVEDDSMYKMKPDDLKLEGSKAYKRKDYATAVKLYSMAADQCPDDSTLYSNRCLCWLKMGEGDQALSDSGICRMQRPGWAKACYLQGAAQMLLKDYEKACDAFLDGLKLDPANVEIEKALWEAINCLKTSHTTK; this comes from the exons atggcgccgcccccTACCTGTG GTCCCGGCTCGCCGCAGCGGCGGCTCTTccaggcggcggccgacggcaACCTCCATCTCTTCAAGA GGACTGCGAGCGCGCTGGACGCCGGGAGGGGCCGCCTCAGGGAGGCGGTCGAGGCCGTGAGGAGCCGCGGTGCCAGGGCGCTGCACGTCGCCGCGGGCCACGGGAGGATGTCGGTGTGCTCGTACCTCGTCGAGGAGCTCCTCGTGGACGTCAACGCGTCCGACGACTCAG GAGATACACCTCTGGCCTATGCAGTTCGTAGTGGCACTTTGGACACTGTGCAATATCTTCTTGATCATGATGCTAATCCAGATAAGCCTAATGGAAAAGGGTCTACCCCTCTCCATTTAGCTGCTGCAGGAG GAAGTTGTGAAATGTTGAAAGCCTTACTCTCAAAAGGGGCCAATGTTGATTCATTTTGTGTTACTGGGACACCATTGCATATGGCTGCTTACTTTAAACAGGATGGTGCTATGAAGATTTTGTTGGACCACAATGCAGAT TGTAACAAGGTAGTTAACACAGTCTGCACTCCGCTTTTCATGGCACTCTCTGCTGGCTCACTTAAATGTGTGAAGCTTCTGATTAAG GCTGGTGCTGATGTGAAGGGTGTTGGCACTGTAACTCCCTTAATAATTGCTGCCAACGAGGGCTTAACTGACTTCTACAATTGCTTACTGGAGGCTGGTGCAGATCCTGATGTTCGTGATGAT TTTGGTCACCTTCCAATTGAACTTGCTGCATATAAAAACAGAAGGAAAGATGTTGAGATTCTACTTCCAGTAACTTCACGTGTTCCATATGTTCATGATTGGAGCGTCGATGGGATAATCAATTTTGTGAAATCAATGCCATCCGTCGAG GATGATTCCATGTACAAAATGAAACCAGATGATCTCAAGTTAGAAGGAAGCAAGGCTTACAAGAGAAAGGATTATGCTACTGCTGTAAAACTCTACTCTATG GCAGCAGATCAGTGCCCTGATGACTCAACCTTGTACTCAAATAGGTGCCTTTGCTGGCTTAAGATGGGTGAAGGGGACCAAGCGTTGAGTGATTCTGGAATTTGCAGGATGCAGCGCCCTGGCTGGGCAAAGGCTTGCTACCTGCAAGGAGCTGCTCAGATGTTACTTAAG GACTATGAAAAGGCATGCGATGCATTTCTTGATGGTCTCAAACTGGACCCAGCAAATGTTGAGATTGAGAAAGCGTTATG GGAGGCCATCAACTGCTTGAAGACATCTCACACAACCAAGTAA